A genomic segment from Actinomadura hallensis encodes:
- a CDS encoding CaiB/BaiF CoA transferase family protein — protein MTDDTERDGPGGPLAGLLVADFSRILAGPYATMLLADLGAEVIKVEGPRGDDTRSWTPPARGEVSTYYLGVNRGKRSIALDLRDERDARAARELARRADVLIENFKPGGMARFGLDYDSVRADNPGVVYSSITGFGSGAGRDVPGYDLMVQAISGLMSLTGDPDGPPYRAGISVFDVMAGNHAVIGILAALRHRDATGEGQLVEVNLLSSALTGLVNHSSAYVAGDTVPYRMGNAHPSVFPYEPLPTADNDLIVTAANDRQFRRLCEVLGIPDVPDDPRFATNADRTANRAELRPILVERLKLRGAVEWFELLVEAGVPSGPINTIDGGFAMAERFELDPVVVVGEGEQAVPTTRHPIRLSRTPATYRLPPPGLDEHGAELRKWLAEPWRNGRRGPGEEGGGRG, from the coding sequence ATGACGGACGACACCGAGCGCGACGGGCCCGGCGGTCCCCTGGCGGGGCTGCTGGTGGCGGACTTCTCCCGGATCCTGGCCGGGCCCTACGCCACGATGCTGCTGGCCGACCTGGGCGCGGAAGTGATCAAGGTGGAGGGCCCCCGGGGCGACGACACGCGGTCGTGGACGCCGCCCGCCCGCGGCGAGGTGTCGACGTACTACCTCGGCGTCAACCGGGGCAAGCGCTCGATCGCCCTCGACCTGCGGGACGAGCGGGACGCGCGGGCCGCGCGCGAGCTGGCGCGGCGCGCCGACGTGCTGATCGAGAACTTCAAGCCGGGCGGGATGGCGAGGTTCGGCCTCGACTACGACTCGGTGCGCGCCGACAACCCCGGCGTCGTCTACAGCTCGATCACCGGGTTCGGGTCCGGCGCCGGCCGCGACGTCCCCGGCTACGACCTGATGGTGCAGGCGATCTCGGGGCTGATGAGCCTGACCGGCGACCCGGACGGGCCGCCCTACCGGGCGGGGATCTCGGTGTTCGACGTGATGGCCGGCAACCACGCCGTGATCGGCATCCTGGCGGCGCTGCGGCACCGCGACGCGACCGGCGAGGGCCAGCTCGTCGAGGTGAACCTGCTGTCGTCGGCGCTGACCGGGCTGGTCAACCACAGCTCGGCGTACGTCGCCGGCGACACCGTCCCGTACCGGATGGGCAACGCGCACCCGAGCGTGTTCCCCTACGAGCCGCTGCCGACCGCCGACAACGACCTCATCGTCACGGCCGCCAACGACCGGCAGTTCCGGCGGCTGTGCGAGGTCCTCGGCATCCCGGACGTGCCGGACGACCCGCGCTTCGCGACCAACGCCGACCGGACCGCCAACCGCGCCGAGCTGCGCCCGATCCTGGTGGAGCGGCTGAAGCTGCGCGGCGCCGTCGAGTGGTTCGAGCTGCTCGTGGAGGCCGGCGTGCCGAGCGGCCCGATCAACACGATCGACGGCGGGTTCGCGATGGCCGAGCGGTTCGAGCTGGACCCGGTCGTCGTGGTCGGGGAGGGCGAGCAGGCCGTGCCCACCACCCGGCACCCCATCCGCCTCTCCCGCACGCCCGCGACGTACCGGCTGCCGCCGCCCGGGCTGGACGAGCACGGCGCCGAACTGCGCAAGTGGCTGGCCGAGCCCTGGCGGAACGGCCGCCGGGGACCCGGAGAGGAGGGCGGCGGCCGTGGCTGA